The Micropterus dolomieu isolate WLL.071019.BEF.003 ecotype Adirondacks linkage group LG22, ASM2129224v1, whole genome shotgun sequence genome contains a region encoding:
- the setd6 gene encoding N-lysine methyltransferase setd6 has protein sequence MATEAKRPKVDHGSVLSPLQNFLQWCDRVGLVLSNKVCVSKEGTVAEYGMLAKDHIEEGEVIFTIPRSALLHQGTTKISALLEKEQSSLESSSGWVPLLLALLYEYTSSQSHWKPYLSLWTNFKTLDHPMFWSKEERDRLLRGTGIPEAVDTDLANIQREYTDVVLPFIAKHPDLWNPDTHTLDLYTQLVAFVMAYSFQEPQQEEDDDDDDEEEDEKAPNPPMMVPMADMLNHVSNHNANLEFTPDSLKMVCVRPIHKGEEVFNTYGQMANWQLLHMYGFSEPYQSNSNDTADIPITNLYKVATQGIQSDLDRQLAEEQWEMLCQMMQEKTTVVFGRQGCLTDTELHTVLKVLCMSSREFSEFKDNEGWEEDDEDDERISLAFSNEGLPGLKASWKRLIHEAARLTVRTYGEGSDSEQVLIEDKEAYAGLSSRQQKVLQVRCGQKSILYRLMELTES, from the exons ATGGCAACAGAAGCGAAACGACCCAAG GTAGATCATGGTTCAGTGCTCAGTCCCCTGCAGAACTTTTTACAGTGGTGCGACAGAGTCGGCTTGGTACTCAGCAATAAG gtgtgtgtgagtaaagAGGGAACAGTGGCAGAGTATGGGATGCTGGCGAAGGACCACATAGAGGAGGGGGAGGTTATATTCACCATTCCCAGATCCGCTCTTCTGCACCAGGGAACAACCAAGATCTCTGCCCTGCTGGAGAAAG AGCAGTCGTCTCTGGAGAGCTCCTCTGGCTGGGTTCCCCTATTGCTGGCTCTGCTGTATGAGTATACATCCTCACAGTCCCACTGGAAACCCTACCTCTCTCTGTGGACCAATTTCAAGACGTTGGACCACCCCATGTTCTG GTctaaagaggagagagacagactcttGAGGGGGACAGGTATTCCAGAGGCTGTGGACACGGACTTGGCTAACATCCAGAGGGAATACACAGACGTGGTCCTTCCCTTCATCGCAAAGCATCCTGACCTCTGGAACCCCGACACACACACGCTGGACCTTTACACACAGCTGGTGGCCTTTGTCATGGCCTACAG TTTTCAAGAGCCACAGCAAGAGGaggacgatgatgatgatgatgaggaggaggatgagaaggCCCCCAACCCGCCAATGATGGTTCCCATGGCTGACATGCTTAACCATGTGTCCAATCACAATGCCAATCTGGAGTTTACACCA GACAGTTTGAAGATGGTTTGCGTGCGCCCCATTCATAAAGGCGAGGAGGTATTTAACACCTACGGGCAGATGGCCAACTGGCAGCTGCTGCATATGTACGGCTTCTCGGAGCCGTATCAAAGCAACAGCAACGACACAGCTGACATCCCCATCACAAACCTCTACAAAGTCGCCACGCAAG GTATTCAGTCCGATTTGGACCGGCAGCTGGCGGAGGAGCAGTGGGAGATGCTGTGTCAGATGATGCAAGAGAAAACAACCGTTGTCTTTGGCAGACAGGGCTGCCTtacagacacagagctacatACTGTGCTCAAG GTGCTGTGTATGTCGAGCAGGGAGTTCTCAGAATTTAAAGACAATGAAGGATGGGAGGAAGATGACGAGGATGATGAGAGGATCTCCCTTGCTTTCTCTAACGAGGGACTCCCTGGATTAAAGGCTTCGTGGAAACGGCTAATTCATGAAGCGGCCCGACTGACTGTGAGGACCTATGGAGAGGGTTCGGACAGCGAGCAGGTGCTGATAGAAGACAAGGAAGCGTATGCTGGACTGAGCAGCAGGCAGCAGAAAGTGCTGCAGGTACGCTGCGGACAGAAGAgcatcctgtacagactgatggAGCTCACCGAGTCATGA